A genomic segment from Kyrpidia tusciae DSM 2912 encodes:
- a CDS encoding Gfo/Idh/MocA family protein has product MGKRAVGDEDGRPSIRRGILVLGVAVLGYGTMGRVHVEALRRIQGVRLVGIYTRRPVPGVWPAPRYDEMKPLVTRKDVHVVDICLPTHLHLEAVLLAAECGKHIFLEKPLVRRPEEAPAIRDAIKRAGVQLMVGHVLRFFPEYQQLHRIALARGAKGVAGAARRSSMPVGEDDWYGDVGKSGGVVLDLSIHDFDFCRWTLGPVREVFCRTAAGGRYALTTLVHDNGSLSHIEGSWLDAPGLTMEFELAGKGYLLQYSSSAVVPLRVWTRGDDGAGAGAFRLPLGKTPYQRELEAFFDSLRRNEAPPVTWEAALESVAVAWAALRSAESRRPVSPKEVVS; this is encoded by the coding sequence ATGGGGAAAAGGGCGGTCGGAGATGAGGACGGCCGCCCGTCGATCCGAAGGGGGATCCTTGTGCTCGGGGTGGCCGTTTTGGGGTATGGAACCATGGGGCGGGTTCACGTGGAGGCGCTTCGCCGGATCCAAGGCGTGCGGTTGGTGGGCATCTACACCCGCCGACCGGTGCCAGGAGTCTGGCCCGCGCCCCGATACGATGAGATGAAGCCTTTGGTGACGCGCAAAGATGTCCACGTGGTGGACATTTGTCTTCCGACCCACCTGCACCTGGAGGCGGTTTTGCTCGCGGCGGAGTGCGGCAAACACATCTTTTTGGAAAAGCCCTTGGTCCGTCGCCCGGAAGAGGCTCCGGCGATCCGCGATGCCATCAAGCGGGCGGGGGTTCAGTTGATGGTCGGCCACGTGTTGAGATTTTTTCCAGAGTATCAACAGTTGCACCGAATAGCCCTGGCCCGGGGCGCGAAAGGGGTGGCCGGGGCCGCCCGGCGGTCTTCGATGCCGGTGGGGGAAGACGACTGGTACGGGGACGTGGGGAAGAGCGGGGGCGTGGTGCTGGACTTATCCATCCACGATTTTGATTTCTGCCGCTGGACCCTGGGGCCGGTGAGGGAGGTGTTTTGCCGGACGGCGGCAGGGGGACGGTACGCCCTCACGACTTTGGTGCACGATAATGGAAGTCTCTCTCACATCGAAGGAAGCTGGCTGGATGCCCCGGGTCTCACGATGGAATTTGAGCTGGCGGGAAAGGGGTACCTGCTCCAGTACAGCAGTTCGGCGGTGGTGCCCCTGCGGGTGTGGACCCGGGGGGATGACGGGGCGGGGGCCGGGGCTTTTCGGCTGCCCCTCGGGAAGACCCCGTATCAGCGGGAGCTCGAAGCTTTTTTCGACAGCCTGCGCCGGAACGAAGCCCCTCCGGTGACCTGGGAAGCGGCGTTGGAATCGGTGGCCGTGGCTTGGGCGGCCCTCCGTTCCGCGGAAAGCCGGCGGCCGGTATCCCCGAAAGAGGTGGTCTCATGA
- a CDS encoding aminopeptidase, which translates to MLTGNALRDQLRKYAELAVKVGVNLQPGQHLVIGYGIRQVLPEHVEFARMLTEVGYEAGAKFVHVDWGDEWWVRETILRGDLETFKSRARHQVEWVQRLADEGAVYLALPATDPDLFAGIDPKQVTAFLNAQAEIFRPFNDKRTNDEYAWSLMSAPTQAWADKVFPELPPEQRLDALWNDILICSRADGPDPVGAWREHLENLKKRAKWLTDLRIRRLHYRAPGTDLTVGLPETHYWAAASNQTPQRVAFVANIPTEEVYTVPLREGVEGTVSSTMPLNHNGSLIEGIRLRFEKGKIVETTATRGEEALRHIVETDEGSRYLGEISLVPVDSPISQRGRLFYNTLFDENASCHLAIGNAYPLIEGGRDLDRAAWRAAGLNQSLVHVDFMVGSDRMDIDAETRSGETVPIFRSGRWATSV; encoded by the coding sequence ATGTTGACGGGAAATGCACTGCGCGATCAGTTGCGTAAATACGCGGAGTTAGCGGTCAAAGTCGGGGTGAACCTGCAGCCGGGACAGCATCTGGTGATCGGCTACGGAATTCGCCAGGTGCTGCCGGAACACGTGGAATTCGCCCGGATGTTGACGGAAGTGGGGTACGAGGCGGGAGCGAAGTTCGTCCACGTGGATTGGGGGGACGAATGGTGGGTGCGGGAGACCATTTTGCGGGGGGATCTGGAAACCTTTAAATCCCGGGCCCGCCACCAGGTGGAATGGGTGCAGCGCCTGGCCGACGAGGGGGCCGTATATTTGGCCCTGCCCGCCACGGACCCGGACCTGTTTGCCGGGATCGATCCGAAGCAAGTGACGGCCTTCCTCAACGCCCAGGCGGAGATTTTCCGGCCCTTTAACGATAAGCGGACAAACGACGAGTACGCCTGGTCCCTCATGTCCGCACCGACCCAGGCCTGGGCCGACAAGGTCTTTCCGGAACTGCCGCCGGAACAGCGTCTCGACGCCCTGTGGAACGACATCCTGATCTGCTCCCGGGCGGACGGGCCGGATCCCGTGGGGGCGTGGCGGGAGCATTTGGAGAATTTGAAGAAGCGGGCGAAGTGGTTGACAGACCTGCGGATCCGTCGCCTGCATTACCGGGCACCCGGGACAGACCTCACCGTGGGGTTGCCAGAAACCCACTACTGGGCGGCAGCGTCGAACCAGACGCCCCAAAGGGTGGCCTTCGTGGCGAACATCCCCACCGAGGAGGTGTACACCGTTCCGCTCCGGGAGGGCGTTGAGGGCACCGTTTCCAGCACCATGCCCCTCAACCACAACGGCTCCTTGATTGAGGGCATCCGGCTCCGCTTTGAAAAGGGAAAGATCGTGGAAACCACGGCCACCCGGGGGGAAGAGGCCCTTCGCCACATCGTGGAGACAGATGAGGGCAGTCGATATCTCGGGGAGATTTCCTTGGTCCCGGTGGATTCGCCCATCTCCCAGCGGGGGCGACTCTTTTACAACACGCTGTTTGACGAAAACGCCTCGTGCCATCTGGCCATCGGGAACGCCTACCCCCTCATCGAGGGCGGACGCGATCTCGATCGGGCCGCCTGGCGGGCAGCGGGGCTCAACCAGAGCTTGGTGCACGTCGATTTTATGGTGGGATCCGACCGAATGGACATCGACGCCGAAACCCGGTCCGGGGAGACGGTGCCGATTTTCCGAAGCGGGCGGTGGGCAACATCTGTCTAA
- a CDS encoding Gfo/Idh/MocA family protein, translating into MNPVRMAVLSGAHVHADTYVSTLRQLPGAELVGIWDHVLHRGRDLAERHGVLFEADLDRLLERCDGVVVAAENSRHYPVVLAALRAGKHVLCEKPLAGAASRARDLAARAQRLGRVLAVAFAVRFSPAALRLKTLMHNGALGTLVAAVGANCGKMPGGWFAQKGYGGGAIWDHAVHLIDLLRWMTGDEVQSVFARSATLFHPDIEVEDAAHLQLRFSRGWIAGLDPSWSRPASYPTWGGLQLRLVGEKGTAEMDVFSEFVKEYGEQGVHRRIYGDDPYICMVEAFVEAVRAGRMPPESLLAPAEDAWAVERVVEAAYRSARIGREVSL; encoded by the coding sequence ATGAATCCCGTGCGGATGGCCGTTTTGTCCGGGGCCCATGTTCATGCGGACACTTACGTCTCCACCCTTCGGCAGCTTCCCGGGGCGGAGTTGGTGGGGATCTGGGATCACGTCCTTCACCGCGGCCGGGATCTGGCGGAACGTCACGGGGTGCTCTTTGAGGCGGATCTCGATCGCCTGCTGGAGCGGTGCGATGGCGTGGTGGTGGCGGCGGAGAACAGCCGCCATTACCCCGTGGTGTTGGCCGCCCTGCGAGCGGGGAAACACGTCCTGTGCGAGAAGCCCTTGGCCGGGGCGGCGAGCCGGGCCCGGGATCTGGCGGCCCGGGCCCAGCGGCTGGGGCGGGTCTTGGCGGTGGCCTTCGCCGTTCGCTTTAGCCCGGCGGCCCTTCGCTTGAAAACGCTGATGCACAATGGAGCCCTCGGTACCCTCGTCGCTGCGGTGGGGGCCAATTGTGGAAAAATGCCCGGGGGTTGGTTCGCCCAGAAGGGGTATGGAGGCGGGGCGATTTGGGACCACGCCGTCCACCTGATCGATTTGTTGCGCTGGATGACCGGGGATGAGGTCCAGTCTGTGTTCGCCCGGTCCGCCACCCTTTTCCATCCGGACATTGAAGTGGAGGACGCCGCTCATTTGCAGTTGAGATTTTCAAGGGGATGGATCGCCGGGCTCGATCCCAGCTGGTCGAGGCCGGCGTCATATCCCACCTGGGGCGGGCTTCAGCTTCGCCTCGTTGGGGAAAAGGGCACGGCGGAGATGGACGTGTTTTCCGAGTTTGTCAAGGAATATGGGGAACAGGGGGTGCACCGGCGGATCTACGGAGATGACCCCTATATATGTATGGTTGAGGCCTTTGTCGAGGCGGTGCGGGCCGGCCGCATGCCACCGGAGAGCCTCTTGGCCCCGGCGGAGGACGCGTGGGCGGTGGAGCGGGTGGTGGAAGCGGCGTATCGGTCTGCCCGGATCGGGCGGGAGGTGAGTTTGTGA
- a CDS encoding long-chain-fatty-acid--CoA ligase, whose translation MITPLTPLDWKRRAVKLYPDKIAVIDEDKRFTYRQFDDRVNRLSNALRKLGVAAGTKVAVMVPNTHPMLECFYGICQMGAVIVPLNIRLNPDELGYVIDHSDSEVVIVDAEWGDRIHDIRSRLPQVRHYIQIDSGLSSPLEAMDYETLLAESSPAPIHVEIDENQMISINYTSGTTSKPKGVIMTHRGNYLNAADFLLHLRVSHDDVYLHTLPMFHANGWGGVWAITAVGATHVCLRKVDPEKILNLYEKEGITLACGAPTVLNMLVQAPNLEQVRIATRPRMGTAGSPPPAAIIDRVQKYLHMEVIHVYGLTETSPFISYCEWRKEFDNLLPEEQAIVKARQGVEMVFSGETKVVREDGSDVEWNGREIGEIVARGNVVMEGYYKQPEETARAIRDGWFHSGDLAVVHPNGFIEIVDRLKDVIISGGENISSVEVEGVLYQHPAVADVGVVARPDERWGEVPVALVVVKPGHQVTAEELNEFCRARLAHFKCPKDYEFVDELPRTATGKLQKFKLRERYWSGRDKRVQ comes from the coding sequence TTGATTACGCCACTGACGCCACTGGATTGGAAACGCCGCGCCGTGAAACTCTATCCGGACAAAATCGCAGTGATTGACGAGGACAAACGATTCACGTACCGGCAGTTTGATGACCGGGTGAACCGCCTCTCGAATGCTCTCCGCAAACTTGGGGTGGCGGCGGGCACAAAAGTTGCTGTGATGGTGCCCAACACCCATCCCATGCTCGAATGCTTTTACGGGATTTGTCAAATGGGAGCGGTGATTGTACCTCTCAACATCCGCCTCAATCCCGATGAGCTCGGGTACGTCATCGACCACAGCGATTCCGAAGTGGTCATTGTCGATGCGGAATGGGGCGACCGGATTCACGACATTCGCTCCCGGCTGCCGCAGGTCCGCCACTATATCCAGATCGATTCCGGCTTGTCTTCTCCGCTGGAAGCCATGGATTACGAAACCCTTTTGGCGGAGTCCTCCCCGGCGCCGATCCATGTGGAAATCGATGAGAACCAGATGATCAGCATTAACTACACCAGCGGCACCACATCGAAACCCAAAGGGGTGATCATGACCCATCGGGGGAATTATCTGAATGCCGCCGATTTTCTCCTTCATCTTCGCGTGTCTCACGATGATGTGTATCTCCACACTTTGCCCATGTTCCACGCCAACGGCTGGGGTGGGGTCTGGGCGATCACGGCCGTAGGGGCGACCCACGTCTGCCTGCGGAAGGTGGATCCGGAGAAGATCCTGAATCTCTACGAGAAAGAGGGGATCACCCTGGCCTGTGGGGCTCCCACGGTGCTCAATATGTTGGTCCAAGCCCCGAACCTGGAACAGGTGCGCATCGCCACCCGGCCCCGGATGGGGACGGCCGGCTCGCCACCCCCCGCTGCCATCATCGACCGGGTGCAAAAATACCTCCACATGGAAGTCATCCACGTTTACGGGCTGACGGAGACTTCCCCGTTTATCAGCTACTGCGAGTGGCGCAAGGAATTCGACAACTTGTTGCCGGAGGAGCAGGCGATTGTCAAGGCTCGCCAAGGGGTTGAGATGGTTTTCAGCGGGGAAACGAAGGTGGTTCGGGAAGACGGTTCTGACGTGGAATGGAACGGTCGGGAGATCGGTGAGATCGTGGCTCGGGGTAACGTGGTCATGGAAGGGTATTACAAACAACCCGAGGAGACGGCTCGGGCGATCCGGGACGGCTGGTTCCACAGCGGCGATCTCGCCGTGGTGCACCCGAACGGATTTATCGAGATCGTCGACCGGCTCAAAGATGTGATTATTTCCGGCGGTGAAAACATTTCTTCGGTGGAAGTGGAAGGGGTGCTTTATCAACACCCGGCGGTGGCCGATGTCGGGGTCGTGGCCCGGCCCGACGAGCGGTGGGGGGAGGTGCCGGTGGCGCTGGTGGTGGTAAAACCGGGCCATCAAGTCACCGCGGAAGAACTGAACGAATTCTGCCGGGCGCGCCTCGCCCACTTTAAGTGCCCGAAAGACTACGAGTTCGTGGACGAGCTTCCCCGCACGGCCACGGGAAAACTGCAGAAATTCAAGCTTCGGGAGCGGTACTGGTCCGGCCGGGACAAGCGCGTGCAATGA
- the lgt gene encoding prolipoprotein diacylglyceryl transferase, with protein sequence MHPYWFHIGPFPVRAYSTLFVLAFLLGFGVTLYLAKVERKERYVEHLWNLAPWLFLAGVVGARFWQVFFFDWPFYRAHPWEIPAVWHGGLSIQGGVVGALVMGLWYVRRHQLNTWELMDLAAPGLVLGQSIGRAANVMNGDAFGGPTGGDFGILYPQGSLARQVYGDQPLWPAEIWEGQADVVIFALLLILKQWRLPKGWVFFIYVILYNGARFFLEMLRGDSPRFLFGWTAAQWTSVAVVVLAAGFMVYLAWRSDREAV encoded by the coding sequence ATGCATCCGTATTGGTTTCACATTGGCCCATTTCCTGTCAGAGCTTACAGCACTTTGTTCGTGCTGGCGTTTTTGCTCGGGTTCGGTGTGACTTTGTATTTGGCAAAAGTGGAACGCAAGGAGCGGTATGTGGAACACCTGTGGAATCTCGCTCCGTGGCTGTTTCTGGCCGGGGTCGTGGGGGCGAGGTTTTGGCAGGTGTTCTTTTTTGATTGGCCGTTTTACCGAGCGCATCCCTGGGAGATCCCCGCAGTTTGGCACGGGGGCCTATCGATTCAAGGCGGGGTTGTCGGAGCCCTGGTGATGGGGCTGTGGTACGTTCGGCGGCATCAACTCAACACTTGGGAATTGATGGATCTCGCAGCCCCGGGGTTGGTGCTTGGGCAGAGCATTGGCCGGGCGGCCAATGTGATGAACGGCGACGCCTTTGGCGGGCCCACGGGCGGGGATTTCGGGATTCTGTATCCCCAAGGATCACTGGCCCGCCAGGTATACGGGGACCAACCCCTGTGGCCGGCTGAGATCTGGGAAGGCCAGGCAGACGTCGTGATTTTTGCCCTGCTCCTGATCCTGAAACAGTGGAGATTGCCCAAGGGGTGGGTGTTTTTCATTTATGTGATCCTGTACAATGGAGCGCGGTTCTTCTTAGAAATGCTTCGGGGGGACAGCCCGCGGTTTCTTTTCGGCTGGACGGCTGCCCAGTGGACCAGCGTGGCGGTGGTTGTGCTGGCAGCGGGATTTATGGTCTACTTGGCCTGGCGGTCAGACCGTGAGGCGGTGTGA
- a CDS encoding hydroxymethylglutaryl-CoA lyase, with translation MIQVCEVGPRDGLQTEKRRLSVDERVEMINRLVGSGLRYVECVSFVRDDLVPQMAGAEQVMARVTRVPGVRYAGLVLSAGGMERALTCEALTDVHVVVAASDTFNRKNAGRPTQEGLERLLPLIERARVAGKRVTGLVATAFGCPYEGEVAARRVLDIAAAYFDAGVEGVTLADTTGMAHPLQVRAMVRLFSDRLGRTPGLHTHNTRGMALANVFAGLEEGVRHFDSSVGGLGGCPFAPMAVGNACTEDLVHMLHSMGFRTGVDLGALIETAEWVQDRVGRTLDGLVMKAGPLPIALA, from the coding sequence ATGATTCAGGTGTGCGAGGTGGGGCCCCGCGATGGGCTGCAAACAGAAAAGCGGAGGTTGTCCGTGGATGAACGGGTGGAGATGATCAACCGCCTGGTCGGGTCCGGGCTGCGATATGTGGAGTGTGTGTCTTTTGTTCGGGATGATCTGGTTCCGCAGATGGCGGGGGCGGAGCAGGTGATGGCCCGGGTGACCCGGGTTCCGGGGGTGCGGTATGCCGGCTTGGTCCTCAGTGCGGGGGGAATGGAGCGGGCGCTGACCTGCGAAGCCCTGACCGATGTTCACGTGGTGGTGGCCGCGTCGGACACCTTTAACCGGAAAAACGCGGGGCGACCCACCCAAGAGGGGCTGGAGCGCCTGTTGCCGCTGATCGAACGGGCCCGGGTGGCCGGCAAGCGAGTGACCGGCCTGGTGGCCACGGCATTCGGGTGTCCCTATGAAGGGGAAGTGGCGGCCCGGCGGGTTTTGGACATCGCGGCGGCGTATTTTGACGCCGGGGTGGAGGGGGTTACATTGGCGGACACCACCGGGATGGCCCATCCTCTCCAGGTGCGCGCGATGGTTCGTCTGTTTTCCGACCGGCTCGGGAGAACGCCCGGGTTGCACACCCACAACACCCGGGGGATGGCGCTGGCGAACGTCTTCGCCGGTCTGGAGGAAGGGGTACGCCATTTTGACAGCTCGGTGGGCGGACTGGGAGGATGTCCGTTTGCGCCGATGGCCGTTGGAAACGCGTGTACGGAGGACCTCGTTCACATGCTCCACAGCATGGGCTTTCGCACCGGGGTGGACCTGGGCGCGCTGATTGAGACCGCCGAATGGGTGCAGGATCGGGTCGGCCGAACGCTGGACGGACTGGTGATGAAAGCCGGGCCGCTGCCGATCGCTTTGGCCTGA
- a CDS encoding class I SAM-dependent methyltransferase, whose product MNRYQEVLAKVGVGSAHPGGFALTKKWIGQLSLGPGTRVLDAGCGTGRTACYLAKRFGCRVTGLDLQPLMIRKARRRARLEGVAAEFVPGDVLAPPFDEASFDWVIAESVTVFVPREKAVEQYRRLLVPGGGVLDVEMAARHALPAETARAIEDLYGVKDLPLYGDWEGLYRRAGFSDVRLVEARRIDLNRALKDEWDDPDRWDLGSTALDDAEVREVLRANTELMARHAKHLGYVVVTGRKPAN is encoded by the coding sequence TTGAATCGGTACCAGGAAGTGCTGGCGAAAGTCGGGGTGGGGAGCGCCCATCCCGGCGGGTTTGCCCTGACGAAAAAATGGATCGGTCAATTGTCCCTCGGCCCGGGTACCCGGGTCCTGGACGCGGGTTGCGGGACGGGGCGCACGGCCTGTTACCTGGCAAAACGGTTTGGCTGCCGGGTGACAGGTCTTGACCTTCAGCCACTGATGATTCGAAAGGCCCGGCGTCGGGCCCGCCTGGAAGGCGTTGCGGCGGAGTTCGTCCCGGGGGATGTGCTCGCCCCTCCCTTCGACGAGGCGTCTTTTGATTGGGTGATCGCCGAATCGGTGACGGTGTTCGTGCCCCGGGAAAAGGCTGTGGAGCAGTACCGAAGGCTTTTGGTGCCCGGGGGCGGAGTCTTGGACGTGGAAATGGCGGCCAGACACGCCCTGCCCGCCGAGACCGCCCGGGCAATCGAGGATCTGTACGGCGTGAAGGATTTACCACTCTATGGGGACTGGGAGGGGTTGTACCGTCGGGCTGGATTCTCGGACGTGCGACTCGTCGAGGCCAGGAGAATCGACCTGAATCGGGCTTTGAAGGACGAATGGGACGACCCGGATCGATGGGATCTGGGATCCACCGCCCTGGACGACGCCGAAGTCCGGGAGGTGCTCAGGGCCAACACCGAGCTGATGGCGCGACACGCCAAGCACTTGGGCTATGTGGTGGTGACCGGACGAAAACCGGCGAATTGA